One Deinococcus grandis DNA window includes the following coding sequences:
- a CDS encoding peptidoglycan recognition protein family protein has translation MNVHRRDVLRLGLLASASAVLAGCGVPLTRVPERLNALAVAAPGVSTCAAWLAQPAKSPIVLLAARPTRILVHHTASANTTDLSQAQAFSLARTIQQSHFSRGWIDSGQQFTVSRGGYVLEGRHRSLEAAQGGTQHVQGAHCDGQNDVAVGIENEGTYMTVSPPAGQYGALVSLCAWLCQQYGIPATELYGHRDFNNTDCPGDVLYAKLPQLRADVAARLGVQVRIWPTTKTGMTGERVRSAQRLLIAAGQTLTADGSYGSGTASAVSAFQSGAGLTPDGLIGSATWERLIRTVRRGDSGPAVQAAQGQLAARGYPVTVDGAFGPATESAVTSFQASRNLTADGIVGPNTWLALES, from the coding sequence ATGAACGTGCACCGGCGTGACGTGCTGCGCCTGGGACTGCTGGCGAGTGCCAGTGCCGTCCTGGCGGGCTGCGGCGTGCCCCTGACGCGCGTGCCCGAACGGCTGAACGCTCTGGCGGTCGCCGCGCCGGGCGTCTCGACGTGCGCGGCGTGGCTGGCACAACCGGCAAAATCGCCCATCGTGCTGCTCGCGGCGCGGCCCACCCGCATCCTGGTGCACCACACGGCCAGCGCAAACACCACGGACCTGTCGCAGGCGCAGGCGTTCAGCTTGGCCCGGACCATCCAGCAGAGTCACTTCTCGCGCGGGTGGATCGACTCCGGGCAGCAGTTCACGGTCAGCCGGGGCGGGTACGTCCTGGAGGGCCGGCACCGCAGCCTGGAGGCCGCGCAGGGCGGCACGCAGCACGTGCAGGGCGCCCACTGCGACGGGCAGAACGACGTGGCGGTGGGTATCGAGAACGAGGGCACGTACATGACGGTCTCGCCGCCCGCCGGGCAGTACGGCGCGCTGGTGAGCCTGTGCGCGTGGCTGTGCCAGCAGTACGGCATTCCCGCCACGGAGCTGTACGGGCACCGGGACTTCAACAACACCGACTGTCCCGGCGACGTGCTGTACGCGAAACTGCCGCAGCTGCGCGCGGACGTGGCGGCGCGGCTGGGCGTGCAGGTGCGCATCTGGCCCACCACGAAGACCGGCATGACCGGCGAGCGGGTGCGCAGCGCGCAGCGCCTGCTGATCGCCGCCGGGCAGACCCTGACGGCGGACGGCAGCTACGGCAGCGGCACGGCCAGCGCCGTCAGCGCCTTCCAGTCGGGGGCGGGCCTCACGCCGGACGGCCTGATCGGGTCGGCCACCTGGGAACGCCTGATCCGCACCGTGCGGCGTGGGGACAGCGGCCCGGCGGTACAGGCGGCGCAGGGGCAGCTCGCGGCGCGCGGGTACCCGGTCACGGTGGACGGCGCGTTCGGTCCCGCCACCGAGAGCGCCGTGACATCCTTCCAGGCCAGCAGGAACCTGACGGCTGACGGGATTGTCGGGCCGAACACCTGGCTGGCGCTGGAAAGCTGA
- a CDS encoding pentapeptide repeat-containing protein encodes MNRPAAPTPPKFPRGGVRAPSSDQIEDEATLRGALFEGGDWPALAALHSVTFAGCVFRRVNLTGSTWERVRLLDVRFEDCDLSGARWTDVSLDRAEVTGSRLLGLQAAGVRLRHVRLTRVHAPLSVWQRADALHLHLSGCDLSEASFMEAKLPGTVLRDCRLHRTDLRGAQLDGADLRGSALGGVRAGAADLQGVTVEAAQVLDLAHLLGVTVAERPGDA; translated from the coding sequence GTGAACAGGCCCGCCGCGCCGACCCCTCCGAAATTCCCGCGTGGTGGCGTCCGCGCGCCCAGCTCCGACCAAATTGAGGACGAGGCGACCCTGCGCGGCGCGCTGTTCGAGGGGGGCGACTGGCCCGCCCTGGCCGCGCTGCACAGCGTCACCTTCGCCGGGTGCGTGTTCCGCCGCGTGAACCTCACCGGCAGCACCTGGGAGCGGGTGCGCCTGCTGGACGTCCGCTTCGAGGACTGCGACCTCAGCGGCGCGCGCTGGACGGACGTCAGCCTGGACCGGGCCGAGGTCACGGGCTCGCGCCTGCTGGGCCTCCAGGCCGCCGGGGTGCGCCTGCGGCACGTCCGCCTGACCCGCGTCCACGCGCCTCTGAGCGTCTGGCAGCGCGCCGACGCCCTGCACCTCCACCTGAGCGGCTGCGACCTCAGCGAGGCCAGCTTCATGGAGGCGAAACTGCCCGGCACGGTTCTGCGGGACTGTCGCCTGCACCGCACCGACCTGCGCGGCGCGCAACTGGACGGCGCGGACCTGCGCGGCAGCGCCCTGGGGGGCGTGCGCGCCGGGGCGGCCGACCTCCAGGGCGTCACGGTGGAGGCCGCGCAGGTGCTCGACCTCGCGCACCTGCTGGGCGTGACCGTCGCGGAACGGCCCGGCGACGCGTAG
- the map gene encoding type I methionyl aminopeptidase, with product MSRVPLKSAREIEIMRRAGALVADTFRVLAPFVKPGVTLKELDRLAEEHIRKAGAIPAYVGYGPKNNPFPGTICASVNEVICHGIPDARELKDGDIIGVDIGVLLDGYYGDACTTYTVGQVSAEVQGLVDTTRESLKNALELVKPGARLGDIGHAIQSLAEARGYGVVREYTGHGIGKRLHEEPTVLHYGARYTGLKLQPGMVFTIEPMINLGRPETRLLADGWTVVTADGSPSAQFEHTVVVTAKGHEILTV from the coding sequence ATGAGCCGCGTGCCCCTGAAATCCGCCCGTGAAATCGAGATCATGCGCCGCGCGGGCGCGCTCGTCGCTGACACCTTCCGTGTCCTCGCGCCGTTCGTGAAACCCGGCGTGACCCTCAAGGAACTCGACCGACTGGCCGAGGAGCACATCCGCAAGGCCGGGGCAATCCCCGCGTATGTCGGGTACGGCCCGAAGAACAACCCCTTCCCCGGCACGATCTGCGCCAGCGTGAACGAGGTCATCTGCCACGGCATCCCCGACGCCCGCGAACTGAAGGACGGCGACATCATCGGCGTGGACATCGGCGTGCTGCTCGACGGGTATTACGGGGACGCCTGCACGACCTACACGGTCGGGCAGGTCAGCGCGGAGGTGCAGGGCCTCGTGGACACCACCCGCGAGTCCCTGAAGAACGCGCTGGAACTGGTGAAACCCGGCGCGCGCCTGGGGGACATCGGCCACGCCATCCAGAGCCTCGCGGAGGCGCGCGGGTACGGCGTGGTGCGCGAGTACACCGGGCACGGCATCGGCAAACGTCTGCACGAGGAACCCACCGTCCTCCACTACGGCGCGCGCTACACCGGCCTGAAACTCCAGCCGGGCATGGTGTTCACCATCGAACCCATGATCAACCTGGGCCGCCCCGAGACGCGCCTCCTCGCGGACGGCTGGACGGTCGTCACCGCGGACGGCAGCCCCAGCGCGCAGTTCGAGCACACCGTGGTCGTCACCGCGAAGGGCCACGAGATCCTGACCGTGTGA
- a CDS encoding M55 family metallopeptidase, translating into MTERRVVISVDMEGVTGVSSWVQVSPPEFGGLVSGAEYERARERMTLEAAAAAQGALDAGATDVLVNDSHDTMRNLIPELLPDGVRFTSGSDKPLSMVQGVQEPGVVGLLFVGYHARAGSVRGPLAHTWNGFVRDVVVNGVSTGEYGLNALLAGHYGVPVLFASGDDVAMGEITAELGAGVVTVPVKEGLSAFAAAHLHPREAQRRIRDGARRAVEAAGDATPYVTRWPAHAQVSFNHQARADAGERVPGVTRVDAVTVGWHSPDAYHLFQTFRMLAKVAEVRLDG; encoded by the coding sequence ATGACCGAGCGGCGAGTGGTGATCAGTGTGGACATGGAGGGCGTGACCGGAGTCTCGAGCTGGGTGCAGGTCAGCCCCCCGGAATTCGGCGGGCTGGTGAGCGGCGCGGAGTACGAACGTGCCCGCGAACGCATGACGCTGGAGGCGGCCGCCGCCGCGCAGGGCGCGCTGGACGCCGGGGCGACCGACGTGCTCGTGAACGACAGTCACGACACCATGCGCAACCTGATCCCGGAACTGCTGCCCGACGGGGTGCGCTTCACGAGCGGTAGCGACAAGCCGCTGAGCATGGTGCAGGGCGTGCAGGAGCCCGGGGTGGTGGGCCTGCTGTTCGTGGGCTACCACGCGCGGGCCGGAAGCGTGCGCGGGCCGCTGGCGCACACCTGGAACGGCTTCGTGCGGGACGTGGTCGTGAACGGCGTGAGCACCGGCGAGTACGGCCTGAACGCCCTGCTGGCCGGGCATTACGGCGTGCCGGTGCTGTTCGCGTCCGGGGACGACGTGGCCATGGGCGAGATCACGGCGGAACTGGGCGCCGGGGTGGTCACGGTGCCCGTGAAGGAGGGCCTGAGTGCCTTCGCGGCGGCGCACCTGCACCCGCGTGAGGCGCAGCGCCGCATCCGGGACGGGGCGCGCCGGGCGGTGGAGGCGGCGGGCGACGCCACGCCCTACGTGACCCGCTGGCCCGCGCACGCGCAGGTCAGCTTCAACCATCAGGCCCGCGCGGACGCCGGCGAGCGCGTCCCCGGCGTGACCCGCGTGGACGCCGTCACGGTCGGCTGGCACAGCCCGGACGCGTACCACCTGTTCCAGACGTTCCGCATGCTCGCCAAGGTGGCCGAGGTCCGGCTGGACGGCTGA
- a CDS encoding DUF3592 domain-containing protein, whose product MPRPPRGPRPGYPAVPLLLLLVGAALLGFGVWQSGQSLRAARWPVATGTVTRAQAVPGGRFADRRGWRPEVNYTYRASGQTYSGERLNFFRLNSTSLRGARRVLARYPVGQSVAVHYDPRQPSRSVLQVGLGLSWPLWLLGAASLVLGGAVLWAGRGGERWGGQTWLPK is encoded by the coding sequence ATGCCCCGTCCCCCGCGCGGTCCCCGCCCTGGCTATCCGGCCGTGCCCCTGCTTCTGCTGCTCGTCGGGGCGGCCCTGCTGGGTTTCGGGGTGTGGCAGTCGGGACAATCCCTGCGGGCGGCGCGCTGGCCGGTGGCGACCGGCACGGTCACGCGGGCGCAGGCCGTGCCGGGGGGCCGTTTCGCAGACCGGCGCGGCTGGCGGCCCGAGGTGAACTACACCTACCGCGCCAGTGGGCAGACGTACAGCGGCGAGCGACTGAACTTCTTCCGGCTGAACAGCACGTCCCTGCGGGGCGCGCGGCGGGTGCTGGCGCGGTACCCGGTGGGGCAATCGGTGGCCGTGCACTACGATCCCCGGCAGCCGTCCCGGAGTGTGCTGCAGGTGGGCCTGGGTCTGTCCTGGCCGCTGTGGCTGCTGGGCGCGGCCTCGCTTGTGCTGGGCGGCGCGGTCCTGTGGGCCGGGCGCGGCGGTGAACGGTGGGGCGGGCAGACGTGGCTGCCGAAGTAA
- the pulA gene encoding pullulanase-type alpha-1,6-glucosidase — translation MKRLATLLTVALSASAAAQTTLPADTARVHYQRADGAYAGWGLHVWEDTTAQVTWDKPLAQSGRDDFGTYFDIPLKPGAQKLGFIVHKGDTKDADRDLWFDLSRGRELFLKSGGLNVAYAKAGPFTVDASKAPVAQAAAPAATAPAATPAASSSAQPIPKNVLRVRYVRPDGKYDGWGLHAWEDTTAQVEWSKPLTPTGVDASGAYWDVPLKDGAAKIGFIVHKGDEKDPGADMFADLSKGNEVTVTSGKAEFAYGAPAVLSDPPVPAGVARINYYRPDGKYDGWGLHAWEDTTAQVEWSKPLMPTGTNSFGVYWDVPMKTDWKKLGFIVHNGDNKDPGADQFLTSDMGNQAWIVSGSATVNTTRPDTSVRTVGDLTRAQAVMLSRDLIAVKPEFVQPGAFLTLHAARSGGLKLSAVGVDGGDSLTLEEVEGGLSAALKAKAPYLSGYALLRIRAEDAARIGTVLQGQVAVSSVMPDGTVLDATGVQTAWALDDLFAYDGALGAQWQGNIPTLRLWAPTSQDVKLRLTVPGGQETVVPMTRDAKGVWTVRGAQNWRGAAYRYEVKVYAPSTGKVETNLVTDPYSVALTRNSTRSVLVDLNDPATKPQAWDALKKPALRSAGDLSFYELHLRDFSAADSTVPAAQRGTYLAFTQAASDGVKHLKALANAGLKAVHLLPTFDIATIEEDKAAWKSTGDLGKFAPNSDEQQKAIGAVKDQDAYNWGYDPYHYMVPEGSYAVNPDQRTLEYRRMVAALNGMGLRVVQDVVFNHTAASGQADRSVLDRIVPGYYHRLNANGGVENSTCCSNTATEHVMMRKLMVDTLVLMAKAYKVDGFRFDLMGHHMVADMQAARKALDALTVQGDGVDGRSIYLYGEGWDFGEVQGGGRGMNATQLNLFGQGIGTFNDRLRDAVRGGNPFGGLQEQGFATGLFVLPNGQPANTNKARALSLADQVRVGLTGNLRDYRFTDATGKAVKGAEVNYNGAPTGYAASPREAITYVSAHDNQTLFDAVLLKAPASATSAQRTRMQNLANSVVLLGQGLPFSYAGDEILRSKSFDTDSYNSGDWFNTLDFTGKGNGFGKGLPPAEKNEANWNLYRGLLGNPALKPSAADIQRAFDHYREMLRVRYSSTLFRMDTAAQVGQGLTFLNVGPAQQPGVIAMKLSGAVSATNPYRNVVVVFNATGQSVTLSDAALAGLNLSLHPALAAGTDATVKSSRATGNSVTVPALTTAVFVGK, via the coding sequence ATGAAAAGACTGGCGACCCTCCTGACGGTCGCGCTGTCTGCTTCGGCAGCGGCGCAAACAACCCTGCCTGCCGACACCGCGCGGGTGCACTACCAGCGCGCGGACGGCGCCTACGCGGGCTGGGGCCTGCACGTGTGGGAGGACACGACCGCCCAGGTCACCTGGGACAAACCGCTGGCCCAGAGCGGCAGGGACGACTTCGGCACGTACTTCGACATTCCCCTGAAACCCGGCGCGCAGAAGCTGGGCTTCATCGTGCACAAGGGCGACACCAAGGACGCCGACAGGGACCTGTGGTTCGACCTGAGCCGCGGCCGCGAACTGTTCCTGAAATCCGGCGGCCTGAACGTCGCGTACGCGAAGGCCGGCCCGTTCACGGTGGACGCGAGCAAGGCGCCGGTCGCGCAGGCCGCCGCGCCCGCAGCCACCGCGCCCGCCGCGACGCCGGCGGCCAGCAGCAGCGCGCAGCCCATCCCCAAGAACGTCCTGCGCGTGCGCTACGTGCGCCCGGACGGCAAGTACGACGGCTGGGGCCTGCACGCCTGGGAGGACACCACCGCCCAGGTCGAGTGGAGCAAGCCCCTGACGCCCACGGGGGTGGACGCGAGCGGCGCGTACTGGGACGTGCCGCTGAAGGACGGCGCGGCGAAGATCGGCTTCATCGTGCACAAGGGCGACGAGAAGGACCCGGGCGCCGACATGTTCGCGGACCTGAGCAAGGGCAACGAGGTGACCGTCACGAGCGGCAAGGCCGAATTCGCGTACGGTGCGCCCGCCGTGCTCAGCGACCCGCCGGTCCCGGCTGGCGTGGCCCGCATCAACTACTACCGCCCGGACGGGAAGTACGACGGGTGGGGCCTGCACGCCTGGGAGGACACCACCGCGCAGGTCGAGTGGAGCAAGCCCCTGATGCCCACGGGCACGAATTCGTTCGGCGTGTACTGGGACGTGCCCATGAAGACCGACTGGAAGAAACTGGGGTTCATCGTGCATAACGGCGACAACAAGGATCCGGGGGCCGATCAGTTCCTGACGAGCGACATGGGCAATCAGGCGTGGATCGTCAGTGGCAGCGCGACGGTGAACACCACCCGCCCGGACACCAGCGTGCGCACTGTGGGTGACCTGACCCGCGCGCAGGCGGTGATGCTGTCGCGTGACCTGATCGCGGTGAAGCCGGAGTTCGTGCAGCCCGGCGCGTTCCTGACGCTGCACGCCGCGCGCAGCGGCGGCCTGAAACTATCGGCGGTCGGGGTGGACGGCGGCGACAGCCTGACCCTGGAGGAAGTCGAGGGGGGCCTGAGTGCCGCCCTGAAGGCGAAAGCCCCGTACCTGAGCGGGTACGCGCTGCTGCGCATTCGCGCCGAGGACGCCGCGCGCATCGGGACGGTGTTGCAGGGTCAGGTGGCGGTGAGCAGCGTCATGCCGGACGGCACGGTCCTCGACGCGACCGGCGTGCAGACCGCCTGGGCACTGGACGACCTGTTCGCGTACGACGGCGCGCTGGGCGCGCAGTGGCAGGGCAACATCCCCACGCTGCGGCTGTGGGCGCCGACCTCGCAGGACGTCAAATTACGCCTGACCGTTCCCGGCGGTCAGGAGACGGTCGTGCCGATGACCCGCGACGCGAAGGGCGTCTGGACGGTCAGGGGCGCGCAGAACTGGCGCGGCGCCGCCTACCGCTACGAGGTGAAGGTGTACGCGCCCAGCACCGGGAAGGTCGAGACGAACCTCGTGACCGACCCGTACTCGGTGGCGCTGACGCGGAACAGCACCCGCTCGGTGCTCGTGGACCTGAACGACCCGGCCACCAAACCCCAGGCGTGGGACGCGCTGAAGAAGCCCGCGCTGCGCTCCGCGGGCGACCTGAGCTTCTACGAACTGCACCTGCGGGACTTCAGCGCGGCGGACAGCACCGTTCCGGCGGCGCAGCGCGGCACGTACCTGGCGTTCACGCAGGCGGCCAGCGACGGCGTGAAGCACCTGAAGGCCCTGGCGAACGCCGGGCTGAAGGCGGTGCACCTGCTGCCCACCTTCGACATCGCCACCATCGAGGAGGACAAGGCGGCGTGGAAGTCCACGGGAGACCTGGGCAAGTTCGCGCCGAACAGCGACGAGCAGCAGAAGGCCATCGGCGCCGTGAAGGACCAGGACGCGTACAACTGGGGCTACGACCCGTATCACTACATGGTCCCCGAGGGGAGCTACGCCGTGAATCCCGACCAGCGGACCCTGGAGTACCGCCGCATGGTCGCCGCGCTGAACGGCATGGGGCTGCGCGTCGTGCAGGACGTGGTGTTCAACCACACCGCCGCCAGCGGGCAGGCGGACCGCAGCGTCCTGGACCGGATCGTGCCCGGCTACTACCACCGCCTGAACGCCAATGGCGGCGTGGAGAACAGCACCTGCTGCTCGAACACCGCCACCGAGCACGTCATGATGCGCAAACTCATGGTGGACACGCTGGTGCTGATGGCGAAGGCCTACAAGGTGGACGGCTTCCGCTTCGACCTGATGGGCCACCACATGGTCGCCGACATGCAGGCAGCCCGCAAGGCGCTCGACGCCCTGACCGTGCAAGGTGACGGCGTGGACGGCAGGAGCATCTACCTCTACGGCGAGGGCTGGGACTTCGGCGAGGTGCAGGGCGGTGGGCGCGGCATGAACGCCACCCAACTGAACCTGTTCGGGCAGGGCATCGGCACCTTCAACGACCGCCTGCGCGACGCCGTGCGCGGCGGGAACCCCTTCGGCGGCCTGCAGGAGCAGGGCTTCGCGACCGGGCTGTTCGTGCTGCCCAACGGGCAACCCGCGAACACGAACAAGGCCAGGGCCCTGAGCCTCGCCGATCAGGTGCGAGTCGGCCTGACCGGGAACCTGCGCGACTACCGCTTCACCGACGCGACCGGCAAGGCCGTGAAGGGCGCCGAGGTGAACTACAACGGCGCGCCCACCGGGTACGCGGCCAGCCCCCGCGAGGCGATCACGTACGTCAGCGCGCACGACAACCAGACGCTGTTCGACGCGGTCCTCCTGAAAGCGCCCGCCAGTGCCACCTCCGCGCAGCGCACCCGCATGCAGAACCTCGCCAACAGCGTCGTGCTGCTCGGGCAGGGCCTGCCGTTCAGCTACGCCGGGGACGAGATCCTGCGCTCCAAGAGCTTCGACACCGACAGCTACAACAGCGGCGACTGGTTCAACACCCTGGACTTCACCGGCAAGGGCAACGGCTTCGGCAAGGGCCTGCCGCCCGCCGAGAAGAACGAGGCGAACTGGAACCTGTACCGCGGCCTGCTGGGCAACCCGGCCCTGAAACCGTCGGCGGCCGACATTCAGCGGGCCTTCGACCACTACCGCGAGATGCTGCGCGTCCGGTACTCCAGCACGCTGTTCCGCATGGACACCGCCGCGCAGGTGGGGCAGGGCCTGACGTTCCTGAACGTGGGCCCGGCGCAGCAGCCCGGCGTGATCGCCATGAAGCTCAGCGGCGCCGTGAGTGCCACCAACCCCTACCGGAACGTCGTGGTGGTGTTCAACGCCACTGGCCAGAGCGTGACCCTCAGCGACGCGGCGCTGGCTGGCCTGAACCTCAGCCTGCACCCCGCACTGGCGGCAGGCACCGACGCGACCGTCAAGAGCAGCCGCGCCACCGGCAACAGTGTGACGGTGCCCGCGCTGACCACCGCCGTGTTCGTCGGGAAGTAA
- a CDS encoding nucleoside hydrolase: MLPRVTKQPLPVILDGDPGLDDAVAWLLALGSPEDLRVLGVTTVHGNVSLDRTTRNAGVTLALAGAAADGVGVYVGADRPLVRPALTAAAVHGDSGLPAEGLPDPVRPPEAGHAVDFIIRAVRALPGEVTLIPTGPLTNVALALRLAPDLAPLIREIVWMGGSTAQGNRTPAAEFNALADPHAAHVVFTSGVPLRMVGLNVTMQAVAGPDRIAALRALGTRAGEACAELLTFYADVYRRRYGLDGGALHDPLAVAAAIRPDLLDWQPMPVSVETTEGLNVGRTVCDLYGVTGQAPNAQVAVGVRDAEFFDLLLERVGRLP, encoded by the coding sequence ATGCTGCCGCGCGTGACCAAACAGCCGCTGCCCGTGATTCTCGATGGTGACCCTGGCCTGGACGACGCGGTGGCGTGGCTGCTCGCGCTGGGCAGCCCGGAGGACCTGAGGGTGCTGGGCGTGACGACCGTGCACGGCAACGTGTCCCTGGACCGCACGACCCGCAACGCCGGGGTGACGCTGGCCCTGGCGGGCGCGGCGGCGGACGGCGTGGGCGTGTACGTGGGCGCGGACCGCCCGCTGGTGCGCCCGGCGCTGACGGCGGCGGCCGTGCACGGCGACTCGGGCCTGCCCGCCGAGGGGCTGCCCGACCCTGTCCGTCCCCCGGAGGCCGGGCACGCCGTGGATTTCATCATCCGCGCGGTGCGCGCCCTGCCGGGCGAGGTGACCCTGATTCCCACCGGCCCGCTGACGAACGTGGCGCTGGCGCTGCGGCTGGCGCCGGACCTCGCACCCTTGATCCGGGAGATCGTGTGGATGGGCGGCAGCACCGCGCAGGGCAACCGCACGCCCGCCGCCGAGTTCAACGCGCTGGCCGACCCGCACGCCGCGCACGTCGTGTTCACCAGCGGGGTGCCGCTGCGGATGGTGGGCCTGAACGTGACCATGCAGGCGGTCGCGGGGCCGGACCGCATCGCGGCGCTGCGCGCCCTGGGCACCCGCGCGGGAGAGGCCTGCGCCGAGCTGCTCACGTTCTACGCGGACGTGTACCGCCGCCGCTACGGCCTGGACGGCGGGGCGCTGCACGACCCGCTGGCGGTGGCCGCCGCGATCCGCCCGGACCTGCTGGACTGGCAGCCGATGCCCGTCAGCGTGGAGACCACCGAGGGCCTCAACGTAGGGCGCACCGTCTGTGACCTGTACGGCGTGACCGGTCAGGCCCCGAACGCGCAGGTGGCGGTGGGCGTGCGCGACGCCGAGTTCTTCGACCTGCTGCTCGAACGCGTGGGCCGCCTGCCCTGA
- a CDS encoding AAA family ATPase — protein MSAIHALHGFIGAGKTTLARTLERDLGALRFTPDEWMTTLYGADPPAAEYPALLARVRALMHSQWTRAVTLGVPVILDEGLWTRASRDELRAQAAALGVPLTLHVLPFDPATAWERVAARNDQPGAHFVAPATFELFLPRFEPLTTDEEPLQHVVRH, from the coding sequence ATGAGTGCCATTCACGCCCTGCACGGCTTCATCGGCGCCGGGAAGACGACGCTGGCGCGCACGCTGGAACGCGACCTGGGCGCGCTGCGCTTCACGCCCGACGAGTGGATGACCACCCTGTACGGCGCCGACCCGCCCGCCGCCGAGTACCCGGCCCTGCTGGCCCGCGTCCGCGCACTCATGCATTCCCAGTGGACGCGGGCCGTCACGCTGGGCGTCCCGGTCATCCTCGACGAGGGCCTGTGGACCCGCGCCAGCCGCGACGAACTCCGCGCGCAGGCCGCCGCCCTGGGCGTGCCCCTGACCCTGCATGTCCTGCCCTTCGACCCGGCCACCGCGTGGGAGCGGGTCGCCGCGCGGAACGACCAGCCCGGCGCGCATTTCGTCGCGCCCGCCACCTTCGAGCTGTTCCTGCCGCGCTTCGAACCGCTGACGACCGACGAGGAACCCCTCCAGCACGTCGTCCGGCACTGA
- a CDS encoding Mov34/MPN/PAD-1 family protein, whose translation MPGVPLHLPAALHAALWQHARTHPHHEVVGALGGVQHGETWCVHTLYPLPNIAPDPAREYLADPTYLLRALKAMRAERLDLVGLYHSHPRGPDRPSRTDTRLAAYDVPYLIADLRSGTLRAYLLPEAHEVALHVTEGPE comes from the coding sequence ATGCCCGGCGTGCCCCTGCACCTTCCCGCCGCGCTGCACGCGGCCCTCTGGCAGCACGCCCGCACCCACCCCCACCACGAGGTCGTGGGCGCCCTGGGCGGCGTCCAGCACGGCGAAACGTGGTGCGTGCACACCCTGTACCCCCTGCCGAACATCGCGCCCGACCCGGCCCGTGAGTACCTCGCCGACCCCACGTACCTGCTGCGCGCCCTGAAGGCCATGCGCGCCGAGCGCCTGGACCTCGTGGGCCTGTACCACAGCCACCCGCGCGGCCCGGACCGGCCCAGCCGCACCGACACCCGGCTGGCCGCGTACGACGTGCCGTACCTGATCGCCGACCTGCGGAGCGGCACCCTGCGCGCCTACCTGCTCCCTGAGGCGCACGAGGTCGCACTGCACGTCACGGAAGGACCGGAATGA